A window from Zingiber officinale cultivar Zhangliang chromosome 7A, Zo_v1.1, whole genome shotgun sequence encodes these proteins:
- the LOC121999414 gene encoding vesicle-associated membrane protein 727-like — MSQPPLIYSFVAKGSVVLAEYTPFSGNFSTIAVQCLQNLPQNNKKFTFSSDCRTFNFLVDKEFVFLVVADEAAGRSVPFVFLERVKDDFMHRYGQSISGNNSHPLIDEEDADMFGDKFSTTYSHDREFGPRLKEHMDYCISHPKEMSKLSKLKAHITEVKGIMMDNIEKVSYYTVIPC, encoded by the exons ATGAGCCAGCCACCGTTAATTTATAGTTTTGTGGCTAAAGGGAGTGTTGTGCTTGCTGAATACACTCCCTTTTCGGGGAATTTCAGCACTATTGCTGTCCAATGCTTACAGAATTTGCCTCAAAATAATAAGAAATTCACCTTCTCATCTGATTGCCGCACATTCAACTTCCTGGTTGACAAAGAATTTG TGTTTCTCGTGGTAGCTGATGAAGCAGCTGGAAGAAGTGTTCCATTTGTGTTTCTAGAACGTGTCAAGGATGATTTCATGCACCGCTATGGACAAAGTATCAGTGGTAACAACTCCCATCCTCTCATTGATGAGGAAGATGCTGATATGTTTGGGGACAAATTTAGCACTACTTACAGTCATGATAGGGAATTTGG TCCAAGGCTGAAGGAGCATATGGATTATTGTATAAGTCATCCAAAGGAAATGAGCAAACTTTCAAAGCTGAAAGCTCATATAACTGAGGTTAAAGGAATAATGATGGACAATATAGAAAAG GTGTCTTATTATACAGTAATTCCATGTTGA
- the LOC121999416 gene encoding uncharacterized protein LOC121999416, producing the protein MSPPRNLKEAQRLTGRIIALSRFILKTTDQSLPFFKILRRATKFQWDAECDKAFEELKVYLNSLPVLAKSVVGEALRVYLSSTEYVVGSALVRSNGEEQLVYFLSHILKDAESRYTGLKKLAFALVLAARRLRPYFLAHPIVVMTNSPLGRLDYRVTNNEAKYEALIAGLQAARHVVASKVFIHSDSQLAAQQLSGAFEISNVRLKLYAGAFEKLKSIELVSLVVHIDRMEGLTFPNDWRTAIAEFLKSGGELVGSSSLATSSTKKRSPGLCSNVLVRRMWTIFCKRYTKAHAAGIQAEDATRTVAMCLSCQKYHNFSHRPTEELKTSTVSCPFDQWGMDIVGSFPMAIGQRKFLLVVVDYFSKWVEAKPLAKITEQMVKKFIWQHIICQFGIPRWLMSDNGRQFIGQQLREWCEGYGI; encoded by the exons atgtcgCCTCCCAGAAATCTGAAGGAAGCTCAACGCCTTACGGGACGAATAATCgcgctgtccagattcatcttgAAGACCACCGACCAGAGCTTGCCCTTTTTTAAGATTCTACGCCGAGCcactaagttccaatgggacgcAGAGTGCGACAAAGCCTTTGAAGAGCTCAAAGTATACCTCAATTCCTTACCTGTGTTAGCCAAGTCGGTCGTCGGGGAAGCCCTTAGGGTTTACTTGTCCTCGACTGAATATGTCGTCGGGTCGGCTCTTGTGAGGTCGAACGGTGAAGAACAGCTTGTGTACTTCTTAAGCCACAtactaaaggatgctgagtcccgctacactggtctcaagAAGTTAGCCTTTGCGCTGGTACTCGCAGCTCGTAGGCTCCGCCCTTATTTTCTGGCGCACCCGATCGTTGTGATGACGAACAGTCCCCTGGGGAGG CTGGATTATCGAGTGACAAATAATGAAGCAAAGTATGAGGCGTTGATAGCGGGCctgcaagccgctcggcatgtggTAGCCAGCAAGGTCTTTATtcattcagattcacagttggctgctcagcaactctCGGGAGCATTCGAGATAAGCAACGTCAGGCTCAAGCTTTATGCGGGAGCCTTCGAAAAATTGAAG TCAATCGAGCTGGTATCTCTGGTCgtccacatcgaccggatggaggggctCACATTCCCAAATGACTGGCGGACGGCTATAGCAGAATTTCTTAAGTCAGGAGGAGAGCTGGTCGGTTCGTCCTCATTGGCGACCAGCTCTACAAAAAAGCGTTCTCCAGGCCTCTGCTCAAATGTGTTGGTCCGGAGGATGTGGACTATATTCTGCAAGAGGTATACCAAGGCTCATGCGGCAGGCATCCAAGCG GAGGACGCCACTCGGACAGTCGCCATGTGCTTATCTTGCCAGAAATACCATAATTTCTCACATCGTCCCACAGAGGAGTTAAAGACATCCACAGTGTCCTGCcctttcgatcaatggggcatggacattgtaggATCATTTCCAATGGCGATCGGACAACGGAAGTTTTTACTAGTAGTGGTAGActatttctcaaagtgggtggaagccAAGCCGCTCGCGAAaataactgagcagatggtcaagaagttcatctggcagcacataatATGCCAGTTCGGCATTCCACGATGGCTCATGTCCGACAATGGGAGGCAATTCATCGGACAGCAGCTTagagaatggtgcgaggggtatgGCATTTAG
- the LOC121999415 gene encoding uncharacterized protein LOC121999415: protein MWAQNRGQTGTLGEAPTAPIPFHRALFQTPSELAQANQGSSDEAPVREARKGKASRTESSPERINRQFSEAILQDPLPKHYAPLAIEEYNGTTDSDDHLGKFDNAATHHQYTDGVKCRVFLTTLSGFSQRWFRRLPDESIRSFKDFRTVFLHHFASSRRYQKTSVNLFSIKQGARETLRAYIQRFNQAALDIHVISSETMMHAFTQGLMDGDFFHSLIRKPPRVYDHMLKKASEYINVEEAQAARKKETPAELAAPAERRPQAIHQPPRAP from the coding sequence ATGTGGGCACAGAATAGAGGGCAGACCGGCACGCTAGGAGAGGCACCCACTGCCCCTATTCCCTTCCATCGGGCCCTGTTCCAGACTCCGTCCGAGTTGGCCCAAGCCAACCAGGGATCATCCGATGAAGCGCCAGTGCGGGAGGCTAGGAAAGGAAAGGCGTCTCGAACcgagtcatcccccgagcggatcaatcgccagttctctgagGCGATTCTACAAGACCCGCTCCCGAAGCATTACGCCCCACTAGCGATCGAAGAGTACAATGGTACAACCGACTCAGACGACCACCTTGGTAAGTTCGACAACGCCGCTACTCAtcatcaatacaccgacggagtaAAATgtagggtcttcctcaccaccctgtcCGGCTTCTCACAAcgttggttccggaggctgccggacgaatCGATTCGGagtttcaaggatttccgaacggttttcctccaccactttgcgagTAGCAGGCGCTACCAAAAAACCAGCGTCAATCTGTTCTCCATAAAGCAGGGGGCCAGAGAGactctccgagcttacatccagcgattcaaccaggccGCTCTGGACATTCATGTAAtctcatctgagaccatgatgcACGCCTTCACCCAGGGGTTGATGGATGGCGACTTCTTTcactcgctcatcaggaagccaccACGTGTTTATGACCATATGTTGAAAAAGGCgagcgaatacatcaacgtggaggaggcgCAAGCGGCCCGTAAAAAGGAAACACCGGCAGAGTTAGCAGCACCGGCCGAGCGGAGGCCTCAAGCCATTCATCAACCACCCAGAGCACCCTGA